In the Chlorobium limicola DSM 245 genome, one interval contains:
- a CDS encoding glycosyltransferase family 4 protein — MHIGIDFTHDLNHSGIGTYSRSLTDAMIRIEPENRYTVLTLRKKTAKIIQHFNDKDLPNFSDPFPNPLMFGSTWIPLIMQYHKTLWKNNAQKYDLVHFTHQSYFVPGIPNATLTIHDIIPLYNRSFTNIDTGNKIFQALKIAIRQAPQIFVPTEFVRQELLNYFPESKNKITVTYEGSKPVFRKMPADGSVLQRHGLNPAAPFFLYVGRYEERKNLDRLMQAYSGLSPSAKKEIRLVLVCPAGKKSSEMLQNRIADLKLDRNVLHLKNVSDQELAHFYNAALALVFVSLSEGFGLPLLEAMNCGCPAVISNTSALPEISGGSSILVNPADVESIRSGMIQISEDTQIRRRLSEKGLQQANLFSWENAARLTLAGYRKI, encoded by the coding sequence ATGCATATCGGAATCGACTTCACCCATGATCTGAACCATAGCGGTATAGGAACCTATTCCCGATCGTTAACCGATGCAATGATCAGAATCGAACCCGAAAACCGGTATACAGTACTCACTCTTCGAAAAAAAACAGCAAAAATAATACAGCACTTCAACGACAAAGATCTGCCGAATTTTTCAGATCCATTTCCGAACCCCTTGATGTTCGGGTCCACCTGGATACCGCTGATCATGCAGTACCACAAAACTCTCTGGAAAAATAATGCTCAGAAATACGATCTGGTACATTTTACACACCAGAGCTATTTTGTGCCCGGCATACCCAATGCCACCCTGACCATTCACGATATCATTCCGCTTTACAATCGGTCATTTACGAATATAGATACCGGTAATAAAATCTTTCAGGCCCTTAAAATCGCCATCCGGCAGGCACCCCAGATCTTTGTTCCTACCGAGTTCGTTCGGCAGGAACTGCTCAATTACTTCCCGGAAAGCAAAAACAAAATAACGGTAACCTACGAAGGAAGTAAGCCCGTTTTCAGAAAAATGCCCGCTGACGGCAGTGTACTGCAGCGGCATGGTTTGAACCCTGCGGCCCCCTTTTTTCTCTATGTCGGCAGATATGAGGAAAGAAAAAACCTTGACCGGCTTATGCAGGCATACTCGGGCCTGTCGCCTTCAGCAAAAAAAGAAATCCGTCTGGTGCTCGTCTGTCCTGCCGGAAAAAAATCGAGTGAAATGCTTCAAAACCGGATTGCAGATTTAAAACTGGACCGTAACGTCCTGCACCTGAAAAATGTCTCCGATCAGGAACTTGCCCATTTCTATAACGCAGCGCTTGCGCTTGTGTTCGTATCCCTGTCGGAAGGTTTTGGTCTTCCCTTGCTTGAAGCAATGAACTGTGGATGTCCTGCTGTAATTTCGAACACCTCTGCACTGCCGGAAATTTCCGGAGGTTCATCGATCCTCGTCAACCCTGCAGACGTCGAGTCGATCCGGTCGGGCATGATTCAAATAAGTGAAGACACTCAAATCAGAAGGAGGCTTTCGGAAAAAGGGCTGCAGCAAGCCAACCTTTTTTCCTGGGAAAATGCAGCCCGACTGACCCTCGCCGGTTACAGGAAGATATAG
- a CDS encoding glycosyltransferase — protein MNILLMNSARTWGGTEKWTRMAAETLAADHQVFLAYRREIVGNRFRIEKYRLPCLSHIDLYTLILLVRIIREKGIEIIIPTKRKDYLLAGLAAKLCGITNILRLGIERRLRIPIIHRLIYATLADGVIVNAETIKQTLLLSPFMQKDKIRVIYNGVDIEALKRLSQPPAVKPYPFTITTAGVLTDRKGHEFLIRGFARFVTHAPEIAAGLVIMGDGPKKDYLQNLAKSLGISDRIRFTGFLDNPWRNMASSDVFAMTSKNEGIPNALLEAMYLENVPVSTAAGGTAELIRNNENGFLVPYGDEDALANILSLLARTPEYRRVIANAAQNSVIKNFTLEIMRQHIVNFGNILKNRNTIMPD, from the coding sequence ATGAACATTCTGTTGATGAACTCCGCAAGAACCTGGGGGGGAACTGAAAAATGGACCCGGATGGCTGCGGAGACGCTTGCCGCAGATCATCAGGTATTTCTTGCCTATCGACGAGAAATTGTTGGCAACCGGTTCAGGATCGAAAAATACCGGCTTCCCTGCCTCAGCCATATCGATCTTTATACCCTTATCCTGCTGGTCAGAATAATCCGCGAAAAAGGAATAGAGATCATCATCCCGACCAAACGGAAAGATTACCTCCTCGCCGGTCTTGCAGCGAAGCTTTGCGGCATCACCAACATCCTTCGCCTCGGCATCGAGCGCCGACTGCGTATCCCGATCATACACCGCCTGATTTACGCCACCCTTGCTGACGGCGTCATCGTTAATGCCGAAACGATAAAACAGACGTTGCTGCTCTCACCATTCATGCAAAAAGACAAAATCCGGGTAATCTATAACGGTGTCGATATTGAAGCACTGAAACGTCTCAGCCAACCGCCCGCGGTAAAGCCCTATCCATTTACCATAACCACAGCAGGAGTTCTGACAGACCGTAAAGGGCACGAATTCCTTATCAGGGGATTTGCCCGGTTCGTAACTCATGCCCCTGAAATTGCAGCCGGTCTGGTCATCATGGGAGACGGCCCTAAAAAAGATTATTTACAGAATCTTGCGAAATCTCTCGGCATCAGCGACAGGATACGATTCACAGGCTTTCTTGACAATCCGTGGCGAAATATGGCATCAAGCGATGTATTCGCAATGACATCGAAAAATGAAGGCATTCCGAACGCCTTGCTTGAAGCGATGTACCTTGAAAATGTACCGGTAAGCACGGCAGCCGGAGGCACGGCGGAACTGATCCGTAACAATGAAAACGGTTTTCTGGTCCCCTATGGTGATGAAGATGCGCTTGCAAACATTCTGAGCCTCCTGGCGAGAACACCCGAATACAGACGTGTCATAGCCAATGCGGCACAAAACTCCGTAATAAAAAACTTCACGCTCGAGATCATGCGACAGCATATTGTGAACTTCGGCAATATCCTGAAAAATCGCAATACAATCATGCCGGACTGA